Proteins co-encoded in one Streptomyces sp. NBC_01283 genomic window:
- the yicI gene encoding alpha-xylosidase, with the protein MKFTDGFWLMRDGVEASYATEVRSVRADADRFTAHAAIKRVERRGDTLNSPLLTVDCFSPAEGVIGVRTTHLAGKRHLGPEFGLPGADTGGGQVRRDGDMIELTSGPLTARLDRAAPWALSFHDADGREMTSAGRKGTAFFTTGDGAHHMAGRLALGVGEQVYGLGEHFTPFVKNGQVVDMWQADGGTSSEQAYKNVPFSLHVSPAGAYGVFVNHPGKVSYEIGSESVGHMQFSVEDQTLEYYVVAGPTPKDVLRRYTALTGRPALPPAWSFGLWLTTSFTTQYDEETVTSFVDGMAERDIPLSVFHFDCFWMREYQWSDFEWDPDVFPDPEGMLARLKGRGLKISVWINPYIAQKSALFDEAAAAGYLVKRTNGDIWQWDLWQAGMALVDFTNPGACAWFQAKLKVLLDQGVDCFKTDFGERIPTDVVWHDGSDPERMHNYYTHLYNRTVFELLEKERGTGEAVLFARSATAGGQQYPVHWGGDCWSSFGAMAESLRGGLSLSLSGFGFWSHDIGGFEGTPDPAVFKRWLAFGLLSSHSRLHGSSSYRVPWEFGDEAVDVTRRFTRLKHRLMPYLYGAAAEAHHTGVPLMRPMLLEFPEDPTARVLDRQYMLGPDLLVAPVFSADGVVEYYLPEGTWTHLLTGEHVQGPAWRRERHGFDSLPLYVRPGAVLPLGSDTQRPDGDWLDGLTLLVTPDAHQVTVTVPDHAGRPAAAYQVTREATDTTVTVTPPEGHGTPHMVVSADL; encoded by the coding sequence ATGAAGTTCACCGACGGCTTCTGGCTCATGCGCGACGGGGTCGAGGCCTCGTACGCGACCGAGGTCCGCAGTGTCCGAGCCGACGCCGACCGCTTCACCGCCCACGCCGCGATCAAGCGCGTCGAGCGCCGCGGCGACACCCTCAACTCCCCCCTGCTGACGGTCGACTGCTTCTCCCCCGCCGAGGGCGTCATCGGCGTCCGCACCACACACCTGGCGGGCAAGCGCCACCTCGGCCCGGAGTTCGGCCTGCCGGGCGCCGACACCGGGGGCGGCCAAGTGCGCCGCGACGGCGACATGATCGAGCTGACCAGCGGCCCCCTCACCGCACGCCTGGACCGAGCCGCGCCCTGGGCGCTGTCGTTCCATGACGCGGACGGCCGGGAGATGACATCGGCGGGCCGCAAGGGCACGGCCTTCTTCACCACCGGCGACGGCGCCCACCACATGGCCGGGCGGTTGGCACTCGGCGTCGGCGAACAGGTCTACGGCCTGGGCGAACACTTCACGCCGTTCGTCAAGAACGGCCAGGTCGTGGACATGTGGCAGGCCGACGGCGGCACGAGCAGCGAACAGGCCTACAAGAACGTCCCGTTCAGCCTGCACGTCTCCCCCGCCGGCGCCTACGGCGTGTTCGTCAACCACCCCGGCAAGGTGAGCTACGAGATCGGCTCGGAGTCGGTCGGCCACATGCAGTTCAGCGTCGAGGACCAGACGCTGGAGTACTACGTCGTCGCGGGCCCGACGCCCAAAGACGTCCTGCGCCGCTACACCGCGCTCACCGGCCGCCCGGCGCTACCGCCGGCGTGGTCGTTCGGACTGTGGCTCACCACCTCTTTCACCACGCAGTACGACGAGGAGACGGTGACGTCCTTCGTCGACGGCATGGCCGAGCGGGACATCCCGCTGAGCGTGTTCCACTTCGACTGCTTCTGGATGCGCGAGTACCAGTGGTCCGACTTCGAGTGGGATCCGGACGTCTTCCCCGACCCCGAGGGCATGCTGGCCCGGCTCAAGGGACGGGGCCTGAAGATCTCCGTGTGGATCAACCCGTACATCGCGCAGAAGTCCGCCCTGTTCGACGAGGCCGCCGCCGCGGGGTATCTGGTGAAGCGGACGAACGGCGACATCTGGCAGTGGGACCTGTGGCAGGCGGGCATGGCGCTCGTCGACTTCACGAACCCCGGGGCCTGCGCATGGTTCCAGGCGAAGCTGAAGGTGCTGCTCGACCAGGGCGTCGACTGCTTCAAGACCGACTTCGGCGAGCGCATCCCCACCGACGTGGTCTGGCACGACGGCTCCGACCCGGAGCGCATGCACAACTACTACACGCACCTGTACAACCGCACCGTCTTCGAACTCCTGGAAAAAGAACGCGGCACGGGCGAGGCCGTCCTGTTCGCCCGCTCGGCCACGGCGGGCGGCCAGCAGTATCCGGTGCACTGGGGCGGCGACTGCTGGTCGTCGTTCGGTGCGATGGCGGAGTCGCTGCGCGGTGGCCTGTCACTGTCGCTGTCGGGCTTCGGCTTCTGGTCGCACGACATCGGAGGCTTCGAGGGCACCCCGGACCCGGCCGTCTTCAAGCGCTGGCTCGCCTTCGGCCTGCTCTCCTCCCACAGCCGCCTGCACGGCTCCAGCTCCTACCGGGTGCCGTGGGAGTTCGGTGACGAAGCAGTCGACGTGACACGGCGGTTCACCCGGCTCAAGCACAGGCTCATGCCCTACCTGTACGGCGCCGCGGCCGAAGCACACCACACCGGCGTGCCGCTGATGCGGCCCATGCTCCTCGAGTTCCCCGAGGACCCCACCGCCCGCGTCCTGGACCGGCAGTACATGCTCGGCCCCGACCTGCTCGTCGCCCCGGTCTTCTCGGCCGACGGCGTCGTCGAGTACTACCTGCCCGAGGGCACCTGGACCCACCTCCTGACCGGCGAACACGTCCAGGGCCCGGCCTGGCGCCGCGAGAGGCACGGCTTCGACAGCCTGCCCCTGTACGTCCGCCCGGGAGCGGTCCTCCCGCTCGGCTCCGACACACAGCGACCCGACGGGGACTGGCTCGACGGCCTCACCTTGCTCGTCACCCCCGACGCACACCAGGTGACGGTCACCGTCCCCGACCACGCCGGCCGCCCTGCCGCCGCTTACCAGGTGACGCGCGAGGCGACCGACACGACGGTGACCGTAACCCCGCCGGAAGGACACGGCACTCCACACATGGTGGTGTCGGCCGACCTGTGA
- the xylA gene encoding xylose isomerase translates to MSDRFTPTPEDTFTFGLWTVGWRGNDPFGDATRPALDPVESVRRLAELGAYGVTFHDDDLIPFGSSDAEREAIVKRFRAVLDETGLAVPMATTNLFTHPVFKDGGFTANDRDVRRFALRKTIRNIDLAVELGATTYVAWGGREGAESGGAKDVRVALDRLKEAFDLLGEYVVEQGYDLRFAIEPKPNEPRGDILLPTIGHALAFIERLERPELVGVNPEVGHEQMAGLNFPHGIAQALWAGKLFHIDLNGQTGIKYDQDLRFGAGDVRQAFWLVDLLESAGYQGPRHFDFKPARTDGVDGVWESAKNCMRNYLLLKERSAAFRADPQVRQALRDSRLDQLAQPTAAEGLAELLADKGAYEDYDVNAAAERSMAFERLDQLAMEHLLGAR, encoded by the coding sequence ATGTCCGACCGCTTCACCCCCACCCCCGAAGACACGTTCACGTTCGGTCTGTGGACCGTCGGTTGGCGGGGCAACGATCCCTTCGGCGATGCCACCCGCCCCGCCCTTGACCCCGTCGAATCGGTCCGCCGCCTCGCCGAACTCGGCGCGTACGGCGTGACGTTCCACGACGATGACCTGATCCCCTTCGGTTCCTCCGACGCCGAGCGCGAGGCCATCGTCAAGCGGTTTCGCGCCGTCCTGGACGAGACCGGGCTCGCGGTGCCGATGGCCACCACGAACCTGTTCACCCACCCCGTCTTCAAGGACGGTGGCTTCACCGCCAATGACCGCGACGTACGCCGCTTCGCGCTGCGCAAGACCATCCGCAACATCGACCTCGCGGTGGAGCTGGGCGCCACGACGTACGTCGCCTGGGGCGGTCGTGAGGGCGCGGAGTCCGGCGGTGCCAAGGATGTGCGCGTCGCGCTCGACCGGTTGAAGGAGGCCTTCGACCTGCTCGGCGAGTACGTCGTCGAGCAGGGCTACGACCTCAGGTTCGCGATCGAGCCAAAGCCGAACGAACCGCGCGGCGACATCCTCCTGCCGACCATCGGTCACGCTCTGGCGTTCATCGAGCGCCTGGAGCGCCCCGAACTCGTGGGCGTCAATCCGGAGGTCGGTCACGAGCAGATGGCGGGCCTGAACTTCCCGCACGGCATCGCCCAGGCCCTGTGGGCGGGCAAGCTCTTCCACATCGATCTCAACGGACAGACCGGCATCAAGTACGACCAGGACCTGCGCTTCGGCGCCGGTGACGTGCGCCAGGCGTTCTGGCTCGTCGACCTGCTTGAGAGCGCCGGCTACCAGGGGCCGCGCCACTTCGACTTCAAGCCGGCGCGCACCGACGGTGTCGACGGCGTGTGGGAGTCCGCGAAGAACTGCATGCGCAACTACCTGCTCCTCAAGGAGCGTTCGGCCGCGTTCCGGGCCGACCCCCAGGTGCGGCAGGCGCTGCGTGACTCCCGCCTCGACCAGCTCGCACAGCCCACCGCCGCCGAGGGCCTGGCCGAACTCCTGGCCGACAAGGGTGCGTACGAGGACTACGACGTGAACGCCGCCGCCGAGCGCTCCATGGCCTTCGAACGCCTCGACCAGCTCGCCATGGAGCACCTGCTCGGCGCGCGCTGA
- a CDS encoding sugar ABC transporter substrate-binding protein yields the protein MTAAHIPERARVRRRRAGRRATVPLTVVSALVATTALAGCGQQRDDDVYTVLNSSTDDSYHGWDAATLSRCSKRLGITIEQQSVPAAQVMTKSLRMASSKSLPDVIQFDASEMPTFADAGGLIDLRTLGLSTQDIPRGIVDFGSYKGTYYGAARTVNTLALFYNKDTLKKAGLEVPTTWDEMRQTAKKLTQGKQYGIALSAGGAEDGVFQFTPFMWSNGGDESHLASRQVAQALDYWKSLIKDGSLSKSTVNWTQADVNDQFMAGNAAMMINGPWQVETLNTKKNLDWGIARIPVPKAGGDSVGPLGGAVLTVPKTGDTAREKTAGKIIDCMAGEKEQISYARNSWMVPANEKAAAVWRKEVPELDALADQVATARSRTAKVGARWSSVSLALQSAFQSALTGQSSEAALQRAQQRATSGK from the coding sequence GTGACAGCAGCACACATACCGGAGCGCGCGCGTGTCAGGCGCCGCCGTGCCGGTCGGCGGGCGACGGTCCCGCTCACCGTTGTCTCCGCGCTCGTGGCCACCACGGCACTCGCCGGCTGCGGCCAGCAGCGTGACGACGACGTCTACACCGTCCTCAACTCGTCGACCGACGACTCGTATCACGGCTGGGACGCCGCCACCTTGTCCCGCTGCAGCAAGCGGCTCGGCATCACCATCGAGCAGCAGAGCGTGCCGGCCGCACAGGTCATGACGAAGTCGCTGCGCATGGCGTCGTCGAAGTCACTGCCGGACGTCATCCAGTTCGACGCCTCCGAGATGCCGACGTTCGCCGACGCCGGCGGACTGATCGACCTGCGCACGTTGGGCCTGTCCACCCAGGACATACCGCGGGGCATCGTCGACTTCGGCTCCTACAAGGGCACGTATTACGGGGCCGCGCGCACGGTGAACACCCTCGCCCTGTTCTACAACAAGGACACCTTGAAGAAGGCGGGTCTCGAAGTCCCCACCACCTGGGACGAGATGCGGCAGACCGCCAAGAAGCTCACCCAGGGCAAGCAGTACGGCATCGCCCTGAGCGCGGGCGGCGCGGAGGACGGCGTCTTCCAGTTCACGCCGTTCATGTGGTCCAACGGCGGTGACGAGTCGCATCTCGCGAGCAGGCAGGTCGCCCAGGCGCTGGACTACTGGAAGAGCCTCATCAAGGACGGCTCGCTGTCCAAGTCGACCGTCAACTGGACCCAGGCCGACGTCAACGACCAGTTCATGGCGGGCAACGCCGCAATGATGATCAACGGTCCGTGGCAGGTCGAGACGCTCAACACCAAGAAGAACCTGGACTGGGGCATCGCCCGGATCCCGGTGCCGAAGGCGGGGGGCGACTCCGTCGGCCCGCTCGGCGGCGCCGTGCTGACCGTGCCCAAGACCGGTGACACCGCGCGCGAGAAGACCGCCGGGAAGATCATCGACTGCATGGCCGGCGAGAAGGAGCAGATCAGCTACGCGCGCAACAGCTGGATGGTCCCCGCCAACGAGAAGGCCGCCGCCGTCTGGCGCAAGGAAGTGCCCGAACTCGACGCTCTGGCCGACCAGGTGGCCACCGCGCGCTCGCGCACGGCCAAGGTCGGCGCGCGCTGGTCGTCGGTGTCGCTCGCCCTGCAGAGCGCCTTCCAGTCCGCCCTCACCGGACAGTCCAGCGAGGCCGCGCTCCAGCGCGCCCAGCAGCGCGCCACGAGCGGGAAGTGA
- a CDS encoding carbohydrate ABC transporter permease, whose protein sequence is MSTTTASATAPAADHPATTVKKPGPARARRRRRLSQWGFIAPAVIFMALFFGYPLVRNVLMSFQDYSPSTFFDGKAPFNGTDNWSKVFQDDLFGKALWHTVVFTIGSLIGQFGIGLALAVFFTKRFPLNGVLRSLILLPWLVPMVVSGIVWRRILDQDTGVLNSFLDTFGLGGATPWLTSPGMALFSVILVNIWIGIPFNMVILYGGLQEVPKELYEAASLDGASAWRTFRSITLPLLKPVITVVLVLGFMSTVKILDLILALTDGGPADSTQTLGTLTYQNSFVQLDFGAGAVVGNVLILISAVFAVFYLRANRSEGK, encoded by the coding sequence ATGTCGACCACCACAGCCTCCGCGACCGCACCCGCCGCCGATCACCCGGCGACCACCGTCAAGAAGCCCGGCCCGGCACGCGCCCGGCGCCGCCGCAGGCTCTCCCAGTGGGGCTTCATCGCGCCCGCCGTCATCTTCATGGCGCTCTTCTTCGGCTACCCGCTCGTACGAAACGTCCTGATGAGCTTCCAGGACTACTCGCCCTCCACCTTCTTCGACGGCAAGGCCCCGTTCAACGGCACCGACAACTGGAGCAAGGTCTTCCAGGACGACCTGTTCGGCAAGGCGCTGTGGCACACCGTCGTCTTCACCATCGGCTCCCTGATCGGCCAGTTCGGCATCGGCCTCGCGCTCGCTGTCTTCTTCACCAAGAGATTCCCGCTCAACGGCGTGCTGCGCTCGCTGATCCTGCTGCCCTGGCTCGTCCCGATGGTCGTCTCCGGCATCGTGTGGCGCCGCATCCTGGACCAGGACACCGGTGTCCTCAACTCCTTCCTCGACACCTTCGGCCTGGGCGGCGCCACACCCTGGCTGACCAGCCCCGGCATGGCCCTGTTCTCCGTCATCCTGGTGAACATCTGGATCGGCATCCCCTTCAACATGGTGATCCTGTACGGAGGTCTTCAGGAGGTCCCCAAGGAGCTGTACGAGGCCGCGTCCCTGGACGGCGCGTCCGCCTGGCGCACGTTCCGCTCGATCACGCTGCCGCTGCTCAAGCCGGTCATCACCGTCGTGCTGGTCCTCGGCTTCATGTCGACGGTGAAGATCCTCGACCTGATCCTCGCCCTGACCGACGGCGGCCCGGCCGACTCCACCCAGACCCTGGGCACCCTCACTTACCAGAACTCCTTCGTGCAGCTGGACTTCGGCGCGGGCGCCGTCGTCGGCAACGTTTTGATCCTGATCTCCGCTGTCTTCGCGGTGTTCTACCTGCGGGCCAACCGCTCCGAGGGGAAGTGA
- a CDS encoding carbohydrate ABC transporter permease: MATTTVTQTPAAQAPATRAKRRWGATVVGVFILGVMLFPLYWMLNTALQPTSGLLEVSPVPHGVDLSGFTSAIREQGGHLLTSLAVAFGAVTICLAIAAPAAYGLAQFRLRGTRTIVFGTLITQMVPGIVIANALYSAYVDLGLVNSYFGLMLADASLGIPFAIVLMRSFMVAIPREVIEAAEVDGAGRLRTFVQVVLPMSRNSLITAGLFSFLYAWSDFMFALTLNTTDDVKPVTLGIYQYIGAHVGDWGSVMAASVLSAIPAAVLLVLAQKYIAAGITGGSVK; this comes from the coding sequence ATGGCGACCACCACCGTCACCCAGACACCCGCCGCCCAAGCGCCTGCCACCAGGGCGAAGCGCCGCTGGGGTGCCACCGTCGTCGGCGTATTCATCCTGGGCGTGATGCTCTTCCCGCTCTACTGGATGCTCAACACGGCCCTGCAGCCCACATCCGGCCTCCTGGAGGTCTCGCCCGTCCCGCACGGGGTGGACCTGTCCGGGTTCACCTCCGCGATCCGCGAGCAGGGCGGCCACCTGCTGACCTCGCTCGCCGTCGCCTTCGGCGCCGTCACCATCTGCCTCGCGATCGCCGCCCCCGCCGCCTACGGGCTCGCCCAGTTCCGCCTCCGCGGCACCCGCACCATCGTCTTCGGCACGCTCATCACCCAGATGGTGCCGGGCATCGTCATCGCCAACGCGCTCTACAGTGCCTACGTCGATCTCGGCCTGGTCAACTCCTACTTCGGCCTCATGCTCGCCGACGCCTCGCTCGGCATCCCCTTCGCCATCGTCCTGATGCGGTCCTTCATGGTGGCCATCCCCAGGGAGGTCATCGAGGCCGCCGAAGTCGACGGCGCGGGCCGGCTGCGTACCTTCGTGCAGGTGGTGCTCCCGATGAGCCGCAACTCCCTGATCACCGCAGGCCTGTTCTCCTTCCTGTACGCGTGGAGCGACTTCATGTTCGCGCTCACTCTCAACACCACCGACGACGTCAAGCCGGTCACCCTCGGCATCTACCAGTACATCGGCGCGCACGTCGGCGACTGGGGCTCCGTCATGGCCGCATCCGTCCTGTCCGCGATCCCGGCAGCGGTGCTGCTCGTCCTCGCCCAGAAGTACATCGCCGCCGGCATCACCGGCGGATCCGTCAAGTAG
- a CDS encoding GH1 family beta-glucosidase codes for MSDLPVFPSGFVFGAATASYQIEGAAHEDGRGPSIWDTYCHTPGRVDGGDTGDVACDHYHRYPEDVALLRGLGVDSYRFSIAWPRIQPTGSGPANAKGLDFYSRLADELLEAGIEPAATLYHWDLPQALEDQGGWRVRETAERFGEYTQIVAEHLADRVPRWITLNEPWCSAFLGYSVGRHAPGAQEGTGALAAAHHLLVGHGLAMKALRAAGVREAGITLNLDRNVPANDTPADRAAAVRADTQHNLVWTEPILAGRYPAIEQDTWGELITRQDFRRDGDLDLIAQPLDFLGINYYRPIVVADAPYREPDPAQRVATDNRYQEMAYPEVRRTAMNWPVVPESFTDLLTALKDTYGEALPPIHITENGSAEHDVVDQHGGVHDPDRVAYLHSHLTALRAAMDAGVDVRGYYVWSLLDNFEWALGYAKRFGIVRVDYDTQQRTPKDSYHWYRQLIAAHRG; via the coding sequence ATGAGTGACTTGCCCGTCTTCCCCTCCGGCTTCGTCTTCGGCGCGGCCACCGCCTCGTACCAGATCGAGGGTGCCGCGCACGAGGACGGCCGCGGCCCCTCCATCTGGGACACCTACTGCCACACCCCGGGCCGCGTCGACGGCGGCGACACCGGCGACGTGGCCTGCGACCACTACCACCGCTACCCCGAGGACGTGGCCCTGCTGCGCGGCCTGGGGGTCGACTCCTACCGCTTCTCCATCGCCTGGCCCCGCATCCAGCCCACCGGATCCGGTCCCGCCAACGCCAAGGGCCTGGACTTCTACTCGCGGCTCGCCGACGAACTCCTCGAAGCCGGCATCGAACCGGCCGCCACCCTCTACCACTGGGACCTGCCGCAGGCCCTGGAAGACCAAGGCGGCTGGCGCGTGCGCGAGACCGCCGAACGCTTCGGCGAGTACACGCAGATCGTCGCCGAGCACCTCGCCGACCGCGTACCCCGCTGGATCACCCTCAACGAGCCATGGTGCAGCGCGTTCCTCGGCTACTCCGTCGGCCGTCACGCCCCCGGCGCCCAGGAGGGCACCGGCGCCCTGGCCGCCGCACACCACCTGCTCGTCGGCCACGGCCTGGCGATGAAGGCGCTGCGCGCGGCCGGTGTCCGGGAGGCCGGCATCACCCTCAACCTCGACCGCAACGTGCCCGCGAACGACACGCCCGCCGACCGCGCGGCCGCCGTGCGCGCCGACACCCAGCACAACCTGGTGTGGACGGAGCCGATCCTCGCGGGCCGCTATCCGGCGATCGAGCAGGACACCTGGGGCGAGCTGATCACCCGTCAGGACTTCCGCCGCGACGGGGACCTCGATCTGATCGCCCAGCCGCTGGACTTCCTCGGCATCAACTACTACCGGCCGATCGTCGTCGCCGATGCCCCCTACCGCGAGCCCGACCCCGCCCAGCGTGTCGCCACGGACAACCGCTACCAGGAGATGGCCTACCCGGAGGTGCGGCGCACGGCCATGAACTGGCCCGTGGTGCCCGAGTCCTTCACCGACCTGCTGACCGCGCTGAAGGACACCTACGGCGAGGCCCTGCCGCCGATCCACATCACCGAGAACGGCTCGGCCGAGCACGATGTCGTGGACCAGCACGGCGGCGTCCACGACCCGGACCGCGTCGCCTATCTGCACAGCCACCTGACGGCTCTGCGCGCCGCCATGGACGCGGGCGTCGACGTACGCGGCTACTACGTCTGGTCGCTGCTCGACAACTTCGAGTGGGCCCTTGGCTATGCCAAGCGATTCGGGATCGTACGCGTCGACTACGACACCCAGCAACGCACTCCGAAGGACAGCTACCACTGGTATCGGCAGCTGATCGCGGCACACCGGGGCTGA
- a CDS encoding ROK family protein has protein sequence MNSNDPSAAPSKADKATVRRHNLSLVLRTVHDAGEATRAGVAARVGLTRAAVSSLVDQLLTEGFLTEWGKTFSGQAGRPGTALQVARTGPAGLGVEINIDYVTVCVIDLAGTERVRLVERTDNRGAPPAAVLARAARLASRAIESAAEQKLRPVGAELALPALVSGGSVRQAPNLGWNRVAVEGLFAQALTALHPTHRALPVSADNEANLAAMAELWFGDSDDRVTSFIYLTGEIGIGGALVINGQLLRGAHGFAGEIGHVVVEPDGPECRCGARGCLEQYAGQAALLRAADLDESAGLTGLAELERRAREGEPQARHAIEEAGRRLGRVLSGAVNLIDPDAVILGGVFRDLMPWLAPAADEELTSRVVSGLWTPGSKRLRASSSSGDAARGAAGRVVREVLADPAAYVERVAD, from the coding sequence ATGAACAGCAACGATCCGTCCGCCGCGCCGTCCAAGGCCGACAAGGCGACCGTACGGCGGCACAACCTGAGCCTGGTGCTGCGCACGGTCCATGACGCGGGTGAGGCGACGCGCGCCGGGGTTGCCGCGCGGGTGGGGCTGACCCGGGCCGCGGTGTCCTCGCTCGTGGATCAGCTCCTCACCGAGGGGTTCCTCACCGAGTGGGGCAAGACGTTCAGCGGACAGGCGGGGCGGCCGGGTACGGCACTGCAGGTGGCGCGGACCGGGCCCGCCGGGCTCGGGGTCGAGATCAACATCGACTACGTGACGGTGTGCGTGATCGACCTCGCCGGCACCGAGCGCGTACGCCTGGTGGAGCGCACCGACAACCGGGGCGCCCCGCCCGCCGCGGTCCTGGCGCGGGCGGCGCGGCTCGCATCACGGGCCATCGAGTCCGCCGCGGAGCAGAAGCTTCGCCCCGTCGGTGCCGAACTGGCACTGCCCGCCCTGGTCTCCGGTGGTTCGGTGCGGCAGGCGCCGAACCTGGGCTGGAACCGGGTGGCCGTGGAGGGGCTGTTCGCGCAGGCGTTGACGGCGCTGCATCCCACGCACCGCGCACTGCCGGTCAGCGCCGACAACGAGGCGAACCTGGCGGCCATGGCCGAGCTGTGGTTCGGCGACAGCGACGACCGCGTGACCAGCTTCATCTACCTGACCGGCGAGATCGGTATCGGCGGCGCCCTGGTGATCAACGGTCAACTCCTGCGGGGCGCCCACGGGTTCGCCGGCGAGATCGGGCATGTGGTGGTGGAGCCGGACGGTCCCGAGTGCCGCTGCGGTGCGCGGGGCTGTCTGGAGCAGTACGCGGGGCAGGCGGCGCTGTTGCGGGCGGCGGATCTCGACGAGAGCGCGGGCCTGACCGGGCTCGCGGAGCTGGAGCGCAGGGCGCGTGAGGGCGAGCCGCAGGCCCGGCATGCGATCGAGGAGGCCGGGCGCCGGCTGGGCCGGGTTCTCTCGGGTGCGGTGAACCTGATCGACCCGGACGCGGTGATTCTGGGCGGTGTCTTCCGCGACCTCATGCCGTGGCTCGCCCCCGCCGCCGACGAGGAGCTGACCTCCCGTGTGGTGTCGGGCCTGTGGACGCCGGGCAGCAAGCGGCTGCGTGCCTCGTCCTCGTCCGGTGATGCGGCGCGGGGCGCGGCCGGGCGCGTGGTGCGCGAGGTCCTGGCGGACCCGGCGGCGTACGTGGAGCGCGTGGCGGACTGA
- a CDS encoding aldehyde dehydrogenase family protein, whose translation MTRYAAPGTDGAVVSYQARYDHFIGGEYVAPARGQYFENPSPVNGEPFTEIARGTAEDVERALDAAHAAAPAWGRTSATERSDILRKIADRMEANLEQLAVAESWENGKPVRETLAADIPLAIDHFRYFAGAIRAQEGSLSEVDEDTVAYHFHEPLGVVAQIIPWNFPILMAAWKLAPALAAGNAVVLKPAEQTPASIHYWMSLVADLLPPGVVNILNGFGVEAGKPLASSPRVAKVAFTGETTTGRLIMQYASENIKPVTLELGGKSPNIFFDDVWDHNDDFRDKALEGFTMFALNNGEVCTCPSRALVQQGHYSEFMEAAVARTEQIVPGHPLDTDTMIGAQASNDQLEKILSYLDIGQQEGAKVLTGGQRVTYEGELAGGYYVQPTIFEGDNRMRIFQEEIFGPVVSVASFNDFDDAIKTANDTLYGLGAGVWTRDMNTAYRAGRAIQAGRVWTNCYHAYPAHAAFGGYKQSGIGRETHKMMLEHYQQTKNLLVSYSPKKLGFF comes from the coding sequence ATGACCCGTTACGCAGCGCCCGGCACCGATGGCGCAGTTGTCTCCTACCAGGCCCGCTACGACCACTTCATCGGCGGCGAGTACGTCGCGCCCGCCCGTGGTCAGTACTTCGAGAACCCGAGCCCGGTCAACGGCGAGCCCTTCACCGAGATCGCCCGCGGCACGGCCGAGGACGTGGAGCGTGCCCTGGACGCGGCGCACGCAGCCGCACCCGCATGGGGCCGCACCTCAGCGACCGAACGCTCCGACATCCTGCGGAAGATCGCCGACCGCATGGAGGCGAACCTCGAACAGCTCGCGGTGGCCGAGAGCTGGGAGAACGGCAAGCCCGTACGCGAGACGCTGGCCGCCGACATCCCGCTCGCCATCGACCACTTCCGGTACTTCGCGGGGGCCATCCGCGCGCAGGAGGGTTCGCTGAGCGAGGTGGACGAGGACACCGTCGCGTACCACTTCCATGAGCCGCTCGGTGTTGTCGCGCAGATCATTCCGTGGAACTTCCCGATTCTGATGGCGGCATGGAAGCTCGCACCCGCCCTCGCGGCGGGCAACGCGGTCGTACTCAAGCCCGCGGAGCAGACTCCGGCTTCCATCCACTACTGGATGAGCCTCGTCGCCGATCTGCTGCCGCCCGGTGTCGTCAACATCCTCAACGGCTTCGGCGTCGAGGCGGGCAAGCCCCTGGCCTCCAGCCCACGCGTCGCGAAGGTCGCCTTCACCGGTGAGACCACGACGGGGCGGCTGATCATGCAGTACGCCTCGGAGAACATCAAGCCGGTGACGCTGGAGCTGGGCGGGAAGTCGCCGAACATCTTCTTCGACGACGTGTGGGACCACAACGACGACTTCCGTGACAAGGCGCTCGAGGGCTTCACGATGTTCGCCCTCAACAACGGAGAGGTGTGTACCTGTCCGTCGCGTGCCCTCGTCCAGCAGGGTCACTACAGCGAGTTCATGGAGGCGGCGGTCGCCCGCACCGAGCAGATCGTGCCGGGGCACCCGCTGGACACCGACACGATGATCGGAGCCCAGGCCTCCAACGACCAGTTGGAGAAGATCCTCTCCTACCTGGACATCGGCCAGCAGGAGGGCGCCAAGGTACTGACGGGCGGTCAGCGAGTGACGTATGAGGGCGAGTTGGCCGGGGGCTACTACGTCCAGCCGACCATCTTCGAGGGTGACAACCGCATGCGGATCTTCCAGGAGGAGATCTTCGGCCCGGTCGTCTCCGTCGCGTCGTTCAACGACTTCGACGACGCCATCAAGACCGCCAACGACACGTTGTACGGCCTCGGCGCCGGGGTGTGGACGCGCGACATGAACACTGCCTACCGGGCGGGCCGCGCGATCCAGGCGGGCCGGGTCTGGACGAACTGCTACCACGCCTACCCCGCACACGCGGCGTTCGGCGGCTACAAGCAGTCCGGCATCGGCCGCGAGACGCACAAGATGATGCTGGAGCACTACCAGCAGACGAAGAACCTCCTGGTGTCGTACTCGCCGAAGAAGCTGGGGTTCTTCTAG